GACTGTTTCCTGGGAGGTACCCACAGCTAGTAATCAGTCATATCCTTGGGTCAGGATATATTCTGGTGGGATTCTGGCCCTTCAGTTCAGCCTGGGGGAGACTCAGTAATGCCTTAAGCAAACAAGCAGAGCTAGAAGGTCACAGAGAACCCACTAAGGTGCATAAAGGTAAGCTACCCCATAGGGTAGGCAGACAGCTGGCTTTGGTGGGAGGAATGTGAATGGTCTCTCTGACTTTCTGAGTATATAGTGGCTACCCTGGTGTCCAAACATAACAGTCAATTTGACGGAAATAAAGCCTATTTGGGAGCTGCTCTTTCATCTGACAGGCTTACcagaaaagtcaagaaaataTCCTGGTGAGTACTCACCAGTGAGCCTCATACCTCTCCTTCAATTTCACAGTTGCTCTTGACAATACCCAAGCCATCCCCAAATAGCCAGAAGACAGAATCAGACAATGCTTTGCCTTGCTTCAGCATCAAAAGATGGCTCCATATTCTCAACCCTGCCCCGAGGGTGCCGATGGCAACAGACACAGTGTAGGTAGTCCACTACGTTGTGGGTGAAGAGTGAGCGTAATGGATGCAAGTACTGGAAGAAAAGGAGCATGAAGCCAATGGAAATCAGATAAACAATGATGAGCTGCAAGGCAATCAAGGAATGACAATAATTCAGTAACACTTTGACTCCAAAGAACTTAAAAACCAATACCATGATCACATTCTCTACCAATCTCACACTATAGTGCAGGCCCATATGTCCCCAGTTTTGACCTTTTTCAACAAGGTCCCTATCTGCCAATTTCAACTGCAAAGCTGACCAGCAAGAGAAGTTGATGCCAGCATAGAGGACAGTAACAGAGATCAGCACCACCAGGGTGCCGACCCGGCTGAAATTTTTCTCAATGTTATTGGGCATTTGAGCACCGCTCCTCCAGAATTTGACCCAAGGCTCAAAGAGGATGATCAGGAAGTTGAGCAATAGAAAGGGCACAGCCTTCAATTTCAAGGTGGCTGAGAAGAGGACCAGGATCAGGAGGCGAGAAGTTATCTCCAATGTCCGCCAGATGGTGATGCAGAGGACTTCTAGGAGCCCAAGGCGAATCTTGTATTCATCGTACTTGATCTGGATAGCCAACATATTGCAGAGGGTAGCCCCATAGGTGACAGATATCAGGGAAAAGACCATTAGCACAGCtgtaagtaaaaacaaaaacaagaaacagaaaaaattgaCAGTCAGTCAGTGTTGCTGAAGCTTGTACTCTTACCCAGAGGTCCAGAGAGATGACAGGGGAGACTTGAGGTTCCCAGTTAAGAGCAAATTCATGTATAAACACAGCTATGTAAACAAATAGCATgtacagaaagaaaatggaaagaagctaaaatatatttttgtgataGGGATTATACtaatttttaaacctttttctATGTTCCTCTATTTTCTAAATTTAGTGTATGATGAATATACACTGTGATATTTTAGTGATCATGTAGAAAATGGACTTTTTACAAAAAAGGGTCCCAGAACTAGCTGTGAGAGATCACTAACACAAGAACAGTGCAAAGAGATAGGGCAGCATCTACATGATGAAACAGGCTTCTGAGCAACAATGAAGCAGGAAGAACTCCTACCTAAAAAATCCTGTCTTAGGAAAATCATAGAGAATGACTTTGGTTTTAGAAGTCCCTTCACAGATGTATCTTCTTTGAGGAACTAATCTTGTTTGTGTGTGCTTCTAGAATGTGTCAAAATGTATATACTTGAAACACCATGAGGGCAGAAGGGAccgtgtctgttttgttcactgctcccTCTCCAGAGCCTAACACAAAgcctggaaaaaatatatatatatatatatactaggtactcaataaatgtttgtagaattaattaattctgagtttagaaaggtggcatgaaatattcatgATTAGAAATGCTTGGTCCAGCTGTGTGGGTGCTAGTGAAAGTCAGTGAACAAGCTACCTGCCTCAGCTTCTCAATTCAGAGACACTCTAGAATTGCTTATATTAATCAGCAGCAGCACCAATTTACCACCCCACTGCTTTGGTATACTTTAGGAATCCCCAAACTTCTAACAgtgacttaaaaatgtaaaaaccacatTCCTAACCACTATACCACTCTATGTCAGAGTAGGGACCTTGAAGGGCCAGGATGTTCCCTCCCTACCCTGCTGTACTAAGTCTCAGCTATAGATCACATGATGGCCCTTTCTTCCTTTATATCAAGGGATACCATTCACTAAGAAATATCTAGTGCTCTCAAGAACAGTGAGAAGCCTGAGGGGTACTCATCCACAAGAAAAGCTGAAGTTTTCTGTTCCCATAAAAACACTGGACCCAGGGAACTAGAGCCATGGAGGTCCATTTAATCTGCAAAAAATGTGCAGACCTCCCCAGGGAAACCCAAAAGGAAGCATAGCTTTGTTCCCAAGATCTTTTTCAGCTCTGAGTGTTAAAATCCGAAAGACAAGAACGGGAGACTCTCATAAAGCGTCTACTCTtagcttcatttttattttttattatttgttccagttttattgagatgtaatcgACATACAGCACTGTATTCATTTAAGGTGTACGAGATAATGATCTGATTTACTCTTAGCTTTATAAACCACTCTCAGTTCCATCCTCAAGAGTTGATGCTCCTTGTGCAGTTGGGAACATCAGAGGGTGCATACATCTAGCCAAGTGTGGTGATGCTTTCCCTGATATTAGAACTCGTTTACTGATAGTAGtataataaaaggaagaaagccTGATGCTTccaataaatgtaaaaatcctcCATCTGTCTCCCTACAAATAGATTCACCTCATAAGAGATCATAATGCTGCTAGTGAATCTGCTCATCTATGTTGATCCAGATGGCCTCTAAGGGAAAAACGGAATAGAAAAAGGGTAAGAAGGAAAAGATAGGAGGGGTGGCTGAACATGATGAACACTAAAGCAAAAAGTTGTTTATACACCTTAAAAGAGAAGGCATTATCAGGAAGATTTTAATAGGAGAAATCACTGAAGAATTGGAAACAAGGCCTGGGAGAAAGCTTCCCATACGTCCTTTGCATCAGGATTTCGTTAAAAATACGGGCTCTGAAAGCAGACATCCTGGATTCCAATCCAATCTTTGCCACCTACTACTTTTATGGAACTTGGGGTAATTTGCTTAACCTGTATCTCTggttcctcatttgtgaaatgggaataattaacaattatctcatagggttgttgtaagattgaataaaataattacatataaaGGGCTTAGAAAAATGCCTGGAACATACCAAATACTATCTGTGAGCTCCTGTCGTCATTATTAtcatcctcctcctctatttccaAAACTGCAGTAAGTACTCTTATTTTACTGAGGCACTGCCCTGACCCTTAAGAAATCAAGAGATTTTAAAACTGACAGAACACCTAGGAATAAGTCTTACAAAAATGTGCAAGACCTATAGCA
This DNA window, taken from Manis pentadactyla isolate mManPen7 chromosome X, mManPen7.hap1, whole genome shotgun sequence, encodes the following:
- the XKRX gene encoding XK-related protein 2 isoform X1; protein product: MDQVYEIPDEPNVDPISSLEEDVIRGANPRFTFPFGILFSTFLYCGEAASALYMVRIYRKNSETYWMAYTLSFFMFSSIMVQLTLIFVHRDLAKDKPLSLFMHLILLGPVTRCLEAMIKYLTLWKKEGQEEPYVSLTRKKMLINGEEVLIEWEVGHSIRTLAMHRNAYKRMSQIQAFLGSVPQLTYQLYVTLISAEVPLGRAVLMVFSLISVTYGATLCNMLAIQIKYDEYKIRLGLLEVLCITIWRTLEITSRLLILVLFSATLKLKAVPFLLLNFLIILFEPWVKFWRSGAQMPNNIEKNFSRVGTLVVLISVTVLYAGINFSCWSALQLKLADRDLVEKGQNWGHMGLHYSVRLVENVIMVLVFKFFGVKVLLNYCHSLIALQLIIVYLISIGFMLLFFQYLHPLRSLFTHNVVDYLHCVCCHRHPRGRVENMEPSFDAEARQSIV
- the XKRX gene encoding XK-related protein 2 isoform X2, whose product is MHLILLGPVTRCLEAMIKYLTLWKKEGQEEPYVSLTRKKMLINGEEVLIEWEVGHSIRTLAMHRNAYKRMSQIQAFLGSVPQLTYQLYVTLISAEVPLGRAVLMVFSLISVTYGATLCNMLAIQIKYDEYKIRLGLLEVLCITIWRTLEITSRLLILVLFSATLKLKAVPFLLLNFLIILFEPWVKFWRSGAQMPNNIEKNFSRVGTLVVLISVTVLYAGINFSCWSALQLKLADRDLVEKGQNWGHMGLHYSVRLVENVIMVLVFKFFGVKVLLNYCHSLIALQLIIVYLISIGFMLLFFQYLHPLRSLFTHNVVDYLHCVCCHRHPRGRVENMEPSFDAEARQSIV